A region from the Vicia villosa cultivar HV-30 ecotype Madison, WI linkage group LG3, Vvil1.0, whole genome shotgun sequence genome encodes:
- the LOC131658058 gene encoding uncharacterized protein LOC131658058, which translates to MWWKHDGGSFEADLKPFRDDGDAVELGVYAYANDVDVEIYSEEKPETGEATFMEKVREKGKGRKRDEVEYESSDESVKDVHFEDSEEERIEESDDGIEVEDDGVDEGIHGGDREGHAEGADDGQASEKPDNIFITDEMGKEHVIDEEYITNELDSGADDDSCDDKPTTIRFKEDDGLSKNFKFKVGMEFSSLKQFKKVVLEHNVLNGREVKFEKNDADRCRVVCNEKKICNYTVLCSRVLKTTTFRIKTLFHKHKCGRHFFNKSAKAEWVAKVIVDGLKNNTKMKLNEVVADVRLKYATEIPGCRAFKARQLARRIVEGDSSKQYSLLWSYGAELRRASSGNNFKLNTMTPAPGLQPRFERCYMCFDGSKKALIKACRTFIGLDGCHLKNKYGGILLIAVGSDPNDQYLPIAFGVVETESKDTWSWFMKLLIDPLSRAGQKRVV; encoded by the coding sequence ATGTGGTGGAAACATGATGGTGGCAGCTTTGAAGCAGATTTGAAACCATTTAGGGATGATGGAGATGCTGTTGAGCTGGGTGTGTATGCGTATGCAAATGATGTTGATGTTGAGATATATAGTGAGGAAAAACCAGAGACAGGAGAGGCAACATTCATGGAGAAGGTTagagaaaaaggaaagggaagaAAGAGAGATGAGGTTGAGTATGAATCTAGTGATGAATCAGTCAAGGATGTACACTTTGAAGACAGTGAGGAGGAAAGGATAGAGGAATCTGATGATGGGATTGAAGTTGAAGATGATGGTGTAGATGAAGGTATTCATGGAGGTGATAGAGAAGGGCACGCAGAAGGAGCTGATGATGGGCAGGCTAGTGAAAAGCCAGATAACATTTTTATCACAGATGAGATGGGTAAAGAGCATGTAATTGATGAAGAATACATCACTAATGAACTGGATAGTGGGGCAGATGATGACAGTTGTGATGATAAACCAACTACAATTAGGTTCAAAGAAGATGATGGTTTAAGTAAGAACTTCAAATTCAAGGTTGGGATGGAATTCTCTTCACTCAAACAGTTTAAGAAAGTAGTCCTAGAGCACAATGTGTTGAATGGGAGAGAAGTgaagtttgaaaagaatgatGCTGATAGGTGTAGGGTGGTATGTAATGAAAAGAAGATATGTAACTATACTGTCTTGTGTAGTAGGGTTTTGAAGACTACCACTTTTAGGATCAAGACTTTGTTTCACAAACACAAGTGTGGAAGGCATTTCTTTAACAAAAGTGCCAAAGCTGAATGGGTTGCAAAGGTGATAGTTGATGGTTTGAAGAACAATACAAAAATGAAGTTGAATGAGGTTGTGGCAGATGTAAGACTTAAGTATGCAACTGAAATTCCTGGATGTAGAGCTTTCAAAGCAAGACAGTTGGCTAGAAGAATAGTGGAAGGTGACTCTAGCAAGCAGTATAGTTTATTATGGTCATATGGTGCTGAGTTGAGAAGAGCATCATCAGGAAATAATTTCAAGTTAAACACTATGACACCTGCTCCTGGGCTGCAACCTAGATTTGAGAGATGTTACATGTGCTTTGATGGAAGCAAAAAGGCTCTGATAAAAGCTTGCAGAACTTTCATTGGTTTAGATGGCTGTCATTTGAAAAACAAGTATGGTGGTATACTACTAATTGCAGTTGGAAGTGACCCTAATGATCAATACCTGCCTATTGCTTTTGGTGTTGTGGAGACAGAATCAAAGGACACTTGGAGTTGGTTTATGAAGTTGCtcattgatccgctgtcgcgcgcgggtcaaaaacgagttgtttAG
- the LOC131661441 gene encoding inositol-3-phosphate synthase, translating into MFIENFKVESPNVKYTETEIQSVYNYETTELVHENRNGTYQWIVKPKTVKYEFKTETHVPKLGVMLVGWGGNNGSTLTGGVIANREGISWATKDNIQQANYFGSLTQASAIRVGSFQGEEIHAPFKSLLPMVNPDDIVFGGWDISNMNLADAMARARVFDIDLQKQLRPYMESMVPLPGIYDPDFIAANQGERANNVIKGTKREQINQIIKDIREFKEANKVDRVVVLWTANTERYSNLVVGLNDTTENLFAAVDRNESEISPSTLFGIACVLENVPFINGSPQNTFVPGLIDLAIKNNSLIGGDDFKSGQTKMKSVLVDFLVGAGIKPTSIVSYNHLGNNDGMNLSAPQTFRSKEISKSNVVDDMVNSNAILYAPGEHPDHVVVIKYVPYVGDSKRAMDEYTSEIFMGGKNTIVLHNTCEDSLLAAPIILDLVLLAELSTRIQFKSEAENKFHTFHPVATILSYLTKAPLVPPGTPVVNALSKQRAMLENIMRACVGLAPENNMILEYK; encoded by the exons ATGTTTATCGAGAATTTCAAGGTTGAGAGTCCAAATGTGAAGTACACAGAAACTGAGATTCAATCTGTGTATAACTATGAAACCACTGAACTCGTTCATGAAAACAGAAATGGCACTTACCAGTGGATTGTGAAACCTAAAACTGTTAAATATGAATTTAAAACCGAAACTCATGTTCCTAAATTGGG GGTAATGCTTGTGGGATGGGGTGGAAACAACGGTTCTACCCTTACCGGTGGTGTGATTGCTAATCGAGA GGGTATTTCATGGGCAACGAAAGATAATATTCAGCAAGCCAATTACTTTGGTTCTCTCACTCAAGCTTCAGCTATTCGTGTTGGATCTTTCCAAGGAGAGGAAATTCATGCTCCCTTCAAGAGCTTGCTTCCAATG GTCAACCCTGATGACATTGTTTTTGGTGGATGGGATATCAGCAACATGAACCTTGCTGATGCCATGGCTCGGGCCAGGGTTTTCGACATTGATTTGCAGAAGCAATTGAGGCCTTATATGGAATCCATGGTTCCACTCCCCGGTATCTATGACCCGGATTTCATTGCTGCCAATCAAGGTGAACGTGCAAATAATGTTATTAAGGGTACAAAGAGAGAACAAATTAACCAAATCATCAAAGACATTAG GGAATTTAAGGAAGCAAACAAAGTGGACAGGGTTGTTGTTCTCTGGACTGCCAACACAGAGAGGTACAGTAATTTAGTTGTGGGACTCAACGATACCACCGAGAACCTTTTTGCTGCTGTGGACAGAAATGAGTCTGAGATTTCTCCTTCCACCCTGTTTGGCATTGCTTGTGTTTTGGAAAATGTTCCTTTCATCAATGGAAGCCCTCAGAACACTTTTGTGCCAG GGCTTATTGATCTTGCCATTAAGAATAACAGTTTGATTGGTGGTGATGACTTCAAGAGTGGTCAGACCAAAATGAAATCTGTTTTGGTTGATTTCCTTGTAGGAGCTGGTATCAAG CCAACATCAATAGTGAGTTACAATCATCTTGGAAACAACGATGGTATGAACCTCTCCGCACCCCAAACCTTCCGCTCCAAGGAAATCTCCAAGAGCAATGTTGTTGACGATATGGTCAACAGCAACGCCATCCTCTATGCCCCTGGTGAACATCCTGACCATGTTGTAGTCATTAAG TATGTGCCTTACGTCGGAGACAGCAAGAGAGCCATGGATGAGTATACTTCAGAAATATTCATGGGCGGAAAGAACACTATTGTGTTGCACAACACATGTGAGGATTCCCTCTTGGCTGCCCCTATTATCTTGGACTTGGTTCTTCTTGCTGAGCTCAGTACTAGAATTCAGTTCAAATCTGAAGCTGAG AACAAGTTTCACACATTCCACCCTGTTGCTACCATCCTCAGTTATCTGACCAAAGCTCCTCTG GTTCCACCAGGCACACCAGTGGTGAATGCGTTGTCCAAGCAGCGAGCAATGCTGGAAAACATCATGAGAGCTTGTGTTGGATTGGCTCCAGAAAACAACATGATCCTCGAGTACAAGTGA